One segment of Anaerolineae bacterium DNA contains the following:
- a CDS encoding NYN domain-containing protein, translating into MYLIDGHNLIPHVAGLSLRDPDDERRLAEGLAAFCRRARCRAEVYFDGAPPTQARRFTLGRVTVVFVRRGRTADAAIHARLRQLGGAARNVIVVSSDRQVQAAVKSYGAQVMDAATFARRLAASATASAGEAEEKPAEVSPDEVEEWLRLFGEEEG; encoded by the coding sequence ATGTATCTCATCGATGGGCACAACCTAATCCCCCATGTGGCGGGGCTGAGTCTGCGCGATCCGGACGATGAGCGTCGCCTTGCCGAGGGGCTGGCCGCGTTCTGTCGGCGCGCCCGATGCCGGGCCGAGGTGTACTTCGACGGGGCGCCCCCCACCCAGGCCCGGCGCTTCACTTTGGGCCGGGTGACCGTGGTCTTCGTTCGGCGGGGCCGCACGGCCGATGCGGCGATTCACGCCCGGTTGCGCCAGTTGGGCGGCGCTGCTCGGAATGTCATCGTGGTCTCCTCGGATCGGCAGGTGCAGGCGGCGGTCAAATCTTACGGAGCGCAGGTGATGGACGCCGCCACCTTCGCCCGACGCCTGGCGGCCTCAGCCACGGCTTCCGCCGGCGAAGCAGAGGAGAAACCTGCCGAAGTGTCCCCCGATGAGGTGGAGGAGTGGCTGCGGTTGTTTGGGGAAGAGGAGGGTTGA
- a CDS encoding NAD(P)-dependent oxidoreductase, whose amino-acid sequence MHVLVSGAFGNIGQAALESLLHHGHHLTAFDTPTRRNRHAARRFRGRVRVCWGDIRDPQAVARAVAGQDAVVHLAFVIPNLSATGKGSEEAPDWAWAVNVGGTRNLIAAMEAQPRPPRLVFTSSLHIYGRTQHLPPPRRVDDPPNPAEHYSRHKAAAEALVKGSTLKWVIFRLAAALPVTLILDPGMFDVPLNNRIEFVHREDVAIAIAHAVTSEAVWGKVLHIGGGPRCQHLYHEVAERILVTVGVGMLPEEAFSRTPYPVDWLDTEESERLLRYQQRTLDDYLADLRRALGWRRGLVRAFRPFVRWLLLRRSPYLDRATAWRLA is encoded by the coding sequence ATGCATGTTCTCGTCAGCGGCGCATTTGGCAACATCGGCCAGGCCGCGCTGGAATCCCTGCTCCACCACGGCCATCATCTCACTGCCTTTGACACGCCCACCAGGCGCAATCGGCACGCGGCCCGGCGCTTCCGTGGGCGGGTGCGGGTGTGCTGGGGCGATATCCGTGATCCCCAGGCGGTCGCCCGGGCCGTGGCCGGCCAGGACGCCGTGGTGCATCTGGCCTTCGTCATCCCCAACCTCTCGGCCACGGGCAAAGGCAGCGAAGAGGCACCTGATTGGGCGTGGGCCGTCAATGTGGGCGGCACACGCAACCTGATCGCCGCCATGGAAGCCCAACCGCGCCCCCCACGCCTGGTCTTCACCTCGTCGCTGCACATCTATGGTCGCACCCAGCACCTGCCGCCCCCGCGGCGGGTTGACGATCCCCCCAACCCTGCCGAACACTACTCCCGCCACAAAGCGGCAGCCGAAGCCCTGGTCAAAGGCTCCACCCTAAAATGGGTCATCTTTCGCCTGGCTGCCGCCCTGCCCGTCACCTTGATCCTCGACCCTGGGATGTTCGATGTCCCCCTGAACAACCGCATCGAATTCGTCCATCGGGAAGATGTGGCCATCGCCATCGCCCACGCGGTGACCAGCGAAGCCGTCTGGGGCAAAGTGCTCCACATCGGCGGCGGGCCGCGCTGCCAGCACCTTTACCACGAGGTGGCCGAGCGCATCTTGGTCACCGTCGGCGTGGGTATGCTGCCCGAGGAAGCCTTCAGCCGCACACCGTATCCAGTAGACTGGCTAGACACCGAGGAAAGCGAACGCCTGCTCCGCTATCAGCAACGCACCCTGGACGACTACCTGGCCGACCTGCGCCGCGCCCTGGGCTGGCGACGCGGCCTCGTGCGAGCCTTCCGGCCCTTCGTTCGCTGGCTGCTGTTGCGGCGTTCGCCCTACTTGGACCGCGCCACCGCATGGCGTCTGGCTTAG
- a CDS encoding TetR/AcrR family transcriptional regulator, translated as MPKQARSQATYHALLQAAEHLFATQGYNAVSVEAICREAGVSKGAFYHHFPSKQAVFLALLQRWLARLEERLQAQRRAHPQIAHALLAMSEQVGRIGHEGRQSWPLLLEFWSHAVREPSVWQAMVAPYRRFEALFAEWLAEARQKGAPLTTDPHTAARTMLALAMGVLLQGMVLPETTEWGAVAYQGVRTLLRGWGILPE; from the coding sequence ATGCCTAAACAAGCCCGCAGTCAAGCCACCTACCACGCCCTCCTGCAAGCCGCCGAACACCTCTTCGCCACCCAGGGCTACAACGCGGTGAGCGTGGAGGCCATCTGCCGCGAGGCGGGGGTCAGCAAAGGGGCGTTCTACCACCACTTTCCCTCCAAGCAGGCCGTTTTCCTGGCTTTGCTGCAACGCTGGCTAGCCCGTTTAGAGGAGCGACTTCAGGCCCAGCGGCGCGCCCATCCCCAGATCGCCCACGCCCTGCTGGCGATGAGCGAACAGGTGGGGCGCATCGGCCACGAAGGGCGTCAGTCGTGGCCTTTGCTGCTGGAATTCTGGAGCCACGCCGTGCGGGAACCTTCAGTATGGCAGGCCATGGTCGCGCCCTACCGCCGCTTTGAGGCCCTGTTCGCCGAATGGCTGGCCGAAGCCCGTCAGAAAGGCGCCCCGCTGACCACGGATCCCCACACCGCGGCCCGCACGATGCTGGCCCTAGCCATGGGGGTGCTCCTGCAAGGGATGGTCCTGCCCGAAACCACCGAGTGGGGCGCCGTGGCTTATCAGGGGGTGCGCACCCTGCTGCGCGGCTGGGGCATCCTCCCCGAGTGA
- a CDS encoding single-stranded DNA-binding protein, which yields MPSLNRVQLIGRLGRAPERRFTPSGKPYAIFSLAVDRRWRSPQGELRQTTDWFTIEAYGRLGEICEQYLSKGRLVYIEGRLRVYTVEGEGQRRRVVRIVARDMQMLDRPPEEEPAELAEEEEPLEETPPPEDAAETA from the coding sequence ATCGGTCGCCTGGGGCGTGCCCCAGAGCGGCGCTTCACCCCCAGCGGCAAGCCCTATGCCATCTTCTCCCTGGCCGTGGACCGGCGCTGGCGCTCCCCCCAGGGCGAACTACGCCAGACCACCGACTGGTTCACCATCGAAGCCTATGGCCGCCTGGGGGAAATCTGCGAGCAGTATCTGAGCAAGGGCCGCCTGGTGTATATTGAGGGTCGCCTGCGCGTGTACACCGTCGAGGGCGAGGGGCAACGCCGGCGCGTGGTACGCATCGTGGCCCGTGACATGCAAATGCTCGACCGACCGCCCGAAGAGGAACCTGCCGAACTGGCAGAGGAGGAAGAACCCCTGGAAGAAACGCCGCCGCCGGAAGACGCGGCCGAAACAGCGTAA